In the genome of Solibacillus silvestris, one region contains:
- a CDS encoding histidine kinase, producing MTIDQFIPLSKDRLFNWLKTLSNQLSKGSLIIDVNDENLPILHANSHFLKLTSFKMNELLHQNINIFNGHRTNKTSIEELNLHLKSGVAKKFTILHYMKEGSAFWNSITLHPIRNEDNVIQYILITCEDTTEAELNKMVYKLEHEVYEAIDHEDNLQSILNLITEKIELFYIRDVYCAIHIFNENCEVKSLGTHSLPLPIINELDILEISPNTGLNSNAVYLKDFAEKDQHKALFNYWNLNHVQGSWTKPILTPQNEVSGILTLFNQDATELKQIDINYLNRLALLIQLAIKYAEQKIELSRLAFFDVETNLPNLHHFKSELSELINAGRSGMVAILHPTEFNKVVDLYGRNAGADILRQVADRMQVYFPNGDALISRFSNSLILGKVNESDCFFAYNQHLESLTQMPYKIDGEEIYITLKIGYTIFNQSMTVEQSIHQADIALSNAQKRTGTSYSIYEDNSTKQLTEEMDILNQLAYGLQHEEFEVYLQPKINFQTIEVEGFEALSRWNSSKLGFISPVKYIPIAEQTGKIKAIDLLNFKQILIWLENRMNENKKILPIALNISPDHFYDPDFLENIRNIFYQYNVPPHYIKLEVTESIELVDFKKAKEILNQLRLMGIECSIDDFGIGFSSLSYLPQLPFSEIKIDRSFVSSMNEPGMYAIVQTIIQLAKNIEMRPIAEGIETEEQLAMLQQLGCPAGQGYYFYKPMSISEAEQLLDTQKTADEK from the coding sequence ATGACCATAGATCAATTTATACCCCTATCAAAAGACCGCTTATTTAATTGGCTAAAAACCTTAAGTAACCAGCTTTCGAAAGGATCGCTCATCATTGATGTAAATGATGAAAATTTACCTATTTTACATGCTAATTCACATTTTTTAAAACTGACCTCATTTAAAATGAATGAATTGCTCCATCAAAATATCAACATTTTCAATGGTCACAGAACGAATAAAACATCAATCGAAGAATTAAATTTACATTTAAAATCAGGCGTAGCAAAAAAATTTACGATTTTGCATTATATGAAAGAAGGTTCCGCTTTTTGGAATTCGATTACCCTTCATCCGATTCGAAATGAAGACAATGTCATTCAATATATTTTAATAACATGTGAAGATACAACAGAGGCAGAGTTAAATAAAATGGTTTATAAATTGGAGCATGAAGTGTATGAAGCAATCGATCATGAAGACAATCTGCAATCGATTTTAAATTTAATTACGGAGAAAATTGAACTTTTCTATATTCGCGATGTATATTGTGCCATTCATATTTTCAATGAAAATTGTGAAGTCAAATCGTTAGGCACACATTCTTTGCCATTGCCGATTATTAATGAACTCGATATATTGGAAATTTCGCCTAATACAGGTCTGAATTCGAATGCCGTTTATTTAAAGGACTTTGCAGAAAAAGACCAGCATAAAGCACTTTTTAACTATTGGAATCTTAACCATGTTCAAGGCTCATGGACAAAGCCTATATTAACACCTCAAAATGAAGTAAGCGGCATTTTGACCCTGTTCAATCAAGATGCAACGGAGTTAAAGCAAATCGATATCAATTATTTAAACCGATTGGCCCTGCTGATTCAATTAGCCATTAAATATGCTGAACAAAAAATCGAGCTTAGCAGACTTGCCTTTTTTGATGTTGAAACAAATTTACCAAACCTCCATCATTTTAAGTCTGAATTATCAGAATTAATTAATGCCGGTCGCTCAGGAATGGTCGCCATCCTCCATCCTACTGAGTTTAATAAGGTCGTTGATTTATACGGAAGGAATGCTGGAGCGGATATACTGCGTCAAGTGGCAGATCGTATGCAAGTTTACTTTCCAAATGGTGATGCACTCATTTCACGTTTTTCAAATTCGCTCATTTTAGGAAAAGTTAACGAAAGTGATTGTTTCTTTGCCTATAATCAGCATCTCGAGTCTTTGACACAAATGCCTTATAAAATCGACGGAGAAGAAATCTATATAACATTAAAAATCGGTTATACAATCTTTAATCAGTCAATGACAGTCGAACAGAGCATACATCAGGCGGATATTGCCTTATCCAATGCACAGAAGCGTACTGGGACGAGCTATTCTATATATGAAGATAATAGTACTAAACAACTGACTGAAGAAATGGATATCCTCAATCAATTGGCTTATGGGCTTCAACATGAAGAGTTCGAAGTTTATTTGCAGCCTAAAATTAACTTCCAAACAATCGAAGTGGAAGGTTTTGAAGCTCTATCTCGCTGGAATTCAAGCAAACTCGGGTTTATTTCGCCGGTAAAATACATCCCGATCGCAGAACAAACCGGAAAAATTAAAGCGATTGATTTACTGAATTTCAAACAGATCCTTATCTGGCTTGAAAATCGTATGAATGAAAATAAAAAGATTTTACCGATTGCGCTCAATATTTCGCCGGACCATTTTTACGACCCGGATTTCCTGGAGAATATAAGAAATATATTCTATCAATATAATGTGCCTCCACATTATATTAAACTGGAAGTAACCGAAAGCATTGAATTGGTAGATTTTAAAAAAGCAAAAGAGATTTTGAATCAACTAAGACTAATGGGCATCGAATGTTCGATTGATGACTTTGGAATTGGCTTTTCATCATTAAGCTATTTACCACAATTGCCCTTTTCAGAAATTAAAATTGACCGCAGCTTCGTCAGTTCAATGAATGAACCTGGAATGTATGCAATCGTACAAACAATCATCCAATTGGCTAAAAATATTGAAATGCGTCCCATTGCTGAAGGTATTGAAACAGAAGAACAGCTGGCAATGCTTCAACAACTCGGCTGCCCTGCTGGTCAAGGCTATTATTTTTATAAACCGATGTCCATTTCCGAAGCAGAACAATTACTGGACACACAAAAAACAGCTGACGAGAAGTAA
- a CDS encoding 23S rRNA methyltransferase — MRRFSLVLLTTILMAGCGDTVEDMKEAAAGINTKANEAASAISIDVHSIRATEIEFDNQTFTINDLFKTILRDVQWDYDDNRETPQLKITGTWQDNGLFATHSFTASQKELLKENGQVEVILSFKNDKMDESKTKVSMHMNGQTLVNEDGQEILHHFYKTHIH, encoded by the coding sequence ATGAGAAGATTTAGTTTAGTACTATTAACTACAATTTTAATGGCTGGATGTGGTGATACGGTAGAGGACATGAAAGAGGCGGCGGCAGGTATTAATACAAAAGCAAATGAAGCAGCTTCAGCGATTTCAATCGATGTCCATTCCATTCGAGCAACTGAAATTGAATTCGACAATCAAACTTTTACTATTAACGATTTATTTAAGACTATATTACGCGATGTGCAATGGGATTATGACGATAACAGAGAAACACCGCAGTTAAAAATTACAGGTACTTGGCAAGATAACGGCTTATTTGCCACACATTCATTTACTGCTAGCCAAAAAGAACTCTTAAAAGAAAATGGCCAAGTAGAAGTCATTCTTTCATTTAAAAATGACAAAATGGATGAATCCAAAACAAAAGTATCCATGCATATGAATGGACAGACACTTGTAAACGAAGACGGTCAGGAAATTCTTCATCACTTTTATAAAACCCACATACATTAA